One part of the Vibrio ponticus genome encodes these proteins:
- a CDS encoding dihydrolipoamide acetyltransferase family protein translates to MKTFNLPDLGEGLAESEIVKWHINVGDMVELDQVVLTVETAKATVDVPAPYSGRIVSRHGEEGDIVNIGALLLEIDETGATSSTSEHSKQTKKADAATVVGNVSQHAHSVNVDDFWIGGEHNPSADNLVTALPSARLLANKLGVDINRIKGSGQDGLIVDADVYNEAGKQRPGTEVLKGARRTMVSTMAESHHNVAAVTITEEAVLDGWKPQEDISIRLIQAVVHACQEEPAMNAWFDAETMTRCVHTTVNIGIAVDSRHGLYVPVLRHADEYQPHDVRRWLDETVQGIRERKIGREQLQHATITLSNFGAIAGIYATPVVTPPQVAIVGAGRIIEKVVIRDGKTIAVKAMPLSITFDHRACTGGEAARFTKALTQHLGRSGS, encoded by the coding sequence ATGAAAACCTTTAACTTACCCGATCTTGGCGAAGGGCTCGCCGAATCAGAAATTGTAAAGTGGCATATCAATGTTGGTGACATGGTTGAGCTTGATCAGGTGGTTCTCACTGTAGAAACCGCCAAAGCCACTGTCGATGTTCCAGCGCCCTATAGTGGTCGCATTGTTTCTCGTCATGGTGAAGAAGGCGATATCGTCAATATTGGCGCTCTGTTACTCGAGATCGATGAAACAGGCGCAACCTCTTCCACTTCAGAGCACAGCAAACAAACAAAGAAAGCGGACGCTGCCACAGTAGTTGGTAACGTTTCCCAACACGCGCACAGTGTAAACGTTGACGATTTTTGGATTGGTGGCGAGCACAACCCATCAGCAGATAATTTAGTGACTGCCCTGCCCTCTGCTCGCTTGCTTGCCAACAAGTTGGGTGTCGATATCAATCGAATCAAAGGCAGTGGGCAGGATGGACTGATTGTTGACGCCGACGTTTACAACGAAGCAGGCAAACAACGCCCTGGTACTGAGGTGCTAAAAGGTGCGCGGCGCACAATGGTGTCGACCATGGCAGAATCGCACCACAACGTCGCAGCCGTAACCATTACAGAAGAGGCGGTACTCGATGGCTGGAAGCCACAAGAAGATATCAGTATCCGCTTAATACAAGCCGTCGTCCACGCTTGCCAAGAAGAACCTGCCATGAACGCTTGGTTTGATGCTGAAACCATGACCCGATGTGTGCACACCACAGTCAACATTGGTATTGCTGTAGATAGCCGCCATGGTTTGTATGTGCCTGTACTGCGCCATGCCGATGAATATCAGCCTCATGATGTGCGCCGCTGGTTAGATGAAACTGTTCAAGGCATTCGCGAGCGAAAAATTGGTCGCGAGCAGCTGCAACATGCCACCATTACCCTGTCTAACTTTGGCGCGATTGCAGGCATCTATGCCACACCTGTGGTGACTCCGCCGCAAGTCGCGATTGTCGGTGCAGGTCGAATAATCGAAAAAGTGGTGATAAGGGATGGAAAAACCATCGCAGTGAAAGCCATGCCTCTGTCGATTACCTTCGACCACCGAGCATGTACCGGCGGTGAGGCAGCAAGATTTACCAAAGCGCTCACTCAGCATCTCGGAAGATCAGGCAGTTAA
- a CDS encoding electron transfer flavoprotein-ubiquinone oxidoreductase, whose translation MDRECMEFDVVIVGAGPAGLSAACRLAQLNQQAESPLSICVIDKGSEVGAHILSGAVFETRALDELFPDWQSLGAPVCNPVERDAMLYLTTEHNHVRLPQFLTPKPMHNSANNHVISLANLCRWLGAQAEGLGVEIYPGFAAASINYDEQNKVTGINTVDMGIDKSGEKKSNFEAGIELKAKFTIFAEGCRGHLGKQLIQHFELDKGKQPQHYALGLKEIWQLPADSAAKAGTVIHTAGWPLSESDTTGGGFLYHMEDNQISVGLIVDLNYTNAYLSPFDEFQRLKHHPAIRQHLHGAERIAYGARAIAKGGLSSLPKQQFPGGLLIGCDAGTLNVAKIKGSHTAMKSGLLAAEAIHQAVKESKVEPDYQTLFEQSWLFEELHESRNFGASIHKFGSVLGGALSTLEHNLWQPLLNQPLPWTLTDQLYDHETLKSIRDCQPIHYPKPDGIVSFDKPTSVYLSATQHEENQPCHLHLVDQTIPIDVHLSEFDEPSQRYCPAGVYEVIAHNGTPRLQINASNCVHCKTCDIKDPSQNIIWNAPEGGGGPNYRNM comes from the coding sequence ATGGACAGAGAGTGTATGGAATTTGATGTGGTGATTGTTGGCGCGGGTCCTGCGGGGCTTAGCGCTGCATGCCGCTTAGCACAACTCAACCAGCAGGCAGAATCACCGTTATCGATCTGTGTGATCGACAAGGGCTCCGAAGTTGGCGCACATATACTCTCTGGCGCGGTGTTTGAAACTCGTGCACTCGATGAGCTTTTCCCAGATTGGCAATCTCTCGGTGCACCGGTTTGCAACCCAGTCGAGCGTGATGCCATGCTCTATCTCACCACAGAGCATAATCATGTCCGACTGCCCCAGTTTTTAACTCCTAAACCGATGCACAATAGCGCCAACAACCATGTGATCAGCCTCGCCAACTTATGTCGCTGGCTTGGTGCACAAGCTGAAGGACTCGGCGTCGAGATCTACCCCGGCTTCGCGGCAGCGTCGATTAACTATGATGAGCAAAACAAAGTCACGGGCATCAATACCGTCGATATGGGAATCGATAAAAGCGGGGAGAAGAAAAGCAATTTTGAAGCAGGTATTGAGCTTAAAGCCAAGTTTACGATTTTTGCTGAAGGTTGCCGCGGACATTTAGGCAAACAGCTAATCCAACACTTTGAACTGGATAAAGGCAAGCAACCTCAACACTACGCGTTAGGCTTAAAAGAGATTTGGCAACTGCCAGCAGATAGCGCAGCCAAAGCTGGCACAGTAATTCATACCGCGGGCTGGCCACTCAGTGAATCTGATACCACCGGCGGCGGTTTTCTCTACCATATGGAAGATAACCAAATAAGCGTCGGGCTGATTGTCGACTTAAACTATACCAATGCTTACCTTAGCCCATTTGATGAATTCCAACGCTTGAAACACCACCCTGCTATTAGGCAACATTTACATGGCGCAGAACGCATCGCTTATGGTGCAAGAGCAATCGCCAAAGGTGGGCTCTCTTCCTTACCGAAACAACAGTTCCCAGGCGGTTTATTAATTGGCTGTGATGCCGGCACACTCAACGTTGCGAAAATTAAAGGCAGTCATACCGCGATGAAATCCGGCTTACTTGCCGCCGAAGCGATTCATCAAGCGGTTAAAGAGTCTAAGGTCGAGCCTGACTACCAAACTCTGTTTGAACAATCATGGTTATTTGAAGAGCTCCATGAGTCACGTAACTTTGGCGCTTCAATTCACAAGTTTGGCAGTGTGCTTGGCGGCGCGTTGTCGACTCTTGAACACAACCTTTGGCAGCCGCTACTCAATCAACCCTTGCCTTGGACGCTAACAGACCAGCTATACGATCATGAAACGCTAAAATCCATCCGCGATTGTCAGCCCATCCACTACCCAAAACCTGATGGGATTGTCAGCTTTGATAAGCCGACATCAGTCTATTTATCAGCCACGCAGCATGAAGAAAACCAACCTTGTCACTTGCACCTTGTCGACCAAACTATCCCGATTGATGTGCACTTAAGTGAGTTCGATGAACCAAGCCAACGTTATTGCCCTGCCGGTGTCTATGAAGTGATCGCCCACAATGGTACACCTCGCTTACAGATTAATGCCAGCAACTGCGTCCACTGTAAAACCTGTGACATTAAAGACCCGTCGCAAAACATCATTTGGAATGCGCCTGAGGGAGGGGGCGGACCAAATTATCGCAATATGTAA
- a CDS encoding winged helix-turn-helix domain-containing protein → MNKTTLIIGGFTWDVESRKLERIQNDTTGHNSKEVTLTPKQFRLLHCLYHAHPSVLQRDEIVDFVWESKPTSPESLPQLINRTRIVLGDTNKDILVNEPGVGYSLNFELQTEQQTAESKTAKESSAKRIDYLEAKPIDRKIMLIMSVLVVLTLCNLGSAIEASYYKHQFMSAFFAKPYPNAKQIDHNNISIVIDNNECNYTKNSQLLKCQ, encoded by the coding sequence ATGAATAAAACAACGCTAATTATCGGCGGTTTTACATGGGATGTAGAATCAAGAAAACTGGAACGAATCCAAAACGACACAACTGGACACAACAGTAAAGAAGTCACCCTGACGCCAAAACAATTTCGACTACTACATTGCTTATACCACGCTCATCCAAGCGTACTGCAAAGAGATGAGATTGTAGATTTTGTTTGGGAGTCTAAACCGACCTCTCCGGAGAGTCTGCCTCAACTTATTAACCGAACTCGAATCGTTCTTGGAGACACTAATAAGGATATATTGGTTAACGAGCCGGGCGTAGGTTACTCGCTCAATTTCGAGTTGCAGACAGAACAACAAACAGCCGAAAGCAAAACCGCTAAAGAAAGCTCTGCAAAGCGAATCGATTATCTTGAAGCGAAGCCTATCGATCGAAAAATAATGCTCATCATGTCAGTACTGGTTGTATTGACGCTGTGTAACTTAGGTTCTGCCATCGAAGCGAGCTACTACAAACATCAATTTATGAGCGCTTTTTTCGCTAAGCCGTACCCTAACGCAAAACAAATTGACCACAACAATATTTCTATCGTGATTGATAACAATGAATGCAACTACACTAAGAACTCTCAACTACTTAAATGCCAATAA
- a CDS encoding winged helix-turn-helix domain-containing protein, producing MDGDTANEVAVVLTPKQYQLLKCLYDAYPNVLKKEQIVEEVWCNTFTSSESLPQLIIRTRQAIGDSTKQILVNQPGIGYSLNFKLPVDDKVDSELSERQSAKITNSKQTFGLWQFLLVLMCLGTAYHAVEVGKSFYSASVFKQVHQANPYPNVLSAAGGKVDVLIGKTKCVYEKKKLVLRC from the coding sequence ATGGATGGCGATACTGCCAATGAAGTCGCAGTTGTGTTGACGCCAAAGCAGTATCAGTTGTTGAAGTGTCTGTATGATGCTTACCCGAACGTACTTAAAAAAGAACAGATTGTTGAAGAGGTGTGGTGTAACACGTTTACGTCATCAGAAAGCCTGCCGCAATTGATTATTCGTACTAGACAAGCAATTGGTGATTCAACAAAACAGATCTTGGTTAATCAACCTGGTATTGGTTACTCGCTTAACTTTAAGCTGCCAGTTGATGATAAGGTAGATAGCGAACTAAGTGAGCGTCAGTCAGCCAAAATAACTAACAGTAAACAAACATTTGGCTTGTGGCAGTTTCTATTGGTTTTGATGTGCTTAGGTACCGCTTACCATGCCGTTGAAGTGGGGAAATCTTTCTACTCTGCCTCTGTTTTTAAACAGGTACATCAAGCAAATCCTTATCCAAATGTTTTGAGCGCTGCTGGCGGTAAAGTCGATGTGTTAATTGGTAAAACTAAATGTGTTTATGAAAAGAAAAAACTCGTTCTTCGATGCTAA
- a CDS encoding helix-turn-helix transcriptional regulator, whose product MSEASIVAVRIKEVRMRLGLTQADLGEMLGLDKSRASSRINHYEKGRHFPSYEFMVSLSQLTCTPLSYFYESDPQLAQAVKSFSELSINHKELITQVIDDLKARQKG is encoded by the coding sequence ATGTCAGAGGCATCGATAGTTGCGGTTAGAATCAAGGAAGTTCGTATGCGTCTTGGGTTAACTCAAGCCGATTTGGGGGAGATGTTGGGGCTAGATAAAAGTCGTGCTTCGAGTCGAATCAACCATTACGAAAAAGGCAGGCATTTTCCTTCCTATGAGTTTATGGTGAGTTTATCTCAACTAACCTGCACACCGCTCTCGTATTTCTATGAGTCTGATCCTCAACTAGCTCAAGCTGTTAAAAGTTTTTCTGAGTTGTCGATTAATCACAAAGAATTGATAACGCAGGTTATCGACGATCTTAAAGCGAGGCAAAAAGGCTGA
- a CDS encoding Arm DNA-binding domain-containing protein gives MRTNKYPGVYANTSSISMVFNYFGTQVKKTYKIIPSKRNLLYVYNEKLKILELIEKGEFDLEEFRSENKKSGAKSKARSYTFEDMYHEFVLAYGSERSPTTMDGYRRIANKIAISVGNKPMDYISPSELRKLLKSDYKNRNVKSISEMINVWRRAHEMLSQHLKVTRYQTSEFTGLKWEAKKPDPYIQEEVLVIFENLDKFTLTPLALALSIATGLRPCEVAALALEDIDMSANPPTLTVKRSLTVRGGYKLPKSETSYRTIELSQFAVNVIEAILPLVHHKKEVIHVMQKDYQTLIPEEITFLFRSIKGGRFKSTSHFTRRIAVSFENELKCLNIKYKPLRFGRQSFATFCLEMGATFMSVAKELGHRDQRVLEDHYSSAKHAEPTHKILNRRFYGTK, from the coding sequence ATGAGAACAAATAAGTACCCAGGTGTTTACGCCAACACATCATCAATAAGTATGGTTTTCAATTACTTCGGTACACAAGTCAAGAAAACTTATAAAATAATCCCAAGTAAAAGAAACCTTTTATACGTATACAACGAAAAGTTAAAAATACTTGAACTCATAGAGAAAGGTGAATTCGACCTTGAAGAGTTCCGATCTGAAAATAAGAAATCAGGTGCTAAGTCGAAAGCCAGATCATACACATTTGAAGATATGTATCACGAGTTTGTATTAGCGTATGGCTCCGAAAGATCGCCTACCACTATGGATGGCTACAGGAGAATTGCAAATAAAATTGCAATTTCTGTTGGCAATAAACCAATGGATTACATTTCACCAAGTGAACTGCGTAAATTACTAAAAAGCGATTATAAAAATAGGAATGTGAAATCAATTTCCGAAATGATAAATGTATGGCGACGGGCGCATGAAATGCTAAGCCAACATCTTAAGGTAACAAGATATCAAACGTCAGAGTTCACTGGTTTAAAGTGGGAAGCGAAAAAACCAGATCCTTATATTCAGGAAGAAGTTCTCGTCATTTTCGAAAATCTGGATAAATTTACTCTTACTCCATTAGCCCTTGCATTATCAATTGCTACAGGGTTAAGACCTTGTGAGGTAGCCGCTCTTGCTCTAGAAGATATCGATATGTCAGCAAATCCGCCTACTCTAACTGTGAAAAGATCACTCACAGTTCGTGGAGGCTATAAGCTTCCCAAGTCCGAGACTTCTTACAGAACCATTGAGTTATCTCAATTTGCCGTAAATGTTATAGAAGCAATATTACCACTCGTTCACCACAAGAAAGAGGTGATTCATGTAATGCAAAAAGACTACCAAACCTTAATACCTGAAGAGATTACATTTCTATTCAGATCAATAAAAGGGGGAAGATTTAAGAGCACAAGCCACTTCACAAGACGTATAGCTGTGTCATTTGAGAATGAGCTTAAATGTCTCAACATCAAATACAAACCACTACGCTTTGGTCGCCAGAGCTTCGCTACGTTTTGTTTAGAAATGGGCGCGACTTTCATGAGCGTAGCAAAAGAACTAGGTCATCGAGATCAAAGGGTCTTGGAGGATCACTACAGTTCTGCAAAACATGCGGAACCTACGCATAAGATTCTAAATCGACGGTTTTATGGAACCAAATAG
- a CDS encoding IS3 family transposase (programmed frameshift): protein MNRIPTERKEAILKKLLPPYSMSVSQVAKEEGISPATLYHWRQQLRRSGAAVPNSNTSSEQWSAQTKLAIVAETYSMTENELSQYCREKGLFPEQVQDWRSECMQGFMSVKEREAEAKKQAKADKLEIKELKKELRFKEKALAETAALLVLPKKAESLLRGRARGRLTSTDERHYLVTLIHDAQQSGCRLEYACHEVQIDLRTYRRWYQQGEIRADKRPTCTRPAPANKLSQQERDAIIEVCNRPEYASLPPTQIVPTLLDNGEYIASESSYYRVLKAEGQLHPRGRQRSRQRQAKPTSYTATGPNQVYTWDITYLPSRVRGQHYYLYVIEDIYSRKIVGYDVYECECGELASQLLQRTLMREQCFNQSLVLHSDNGAPMKSLTFRAKMDELGITSSYSRPRVSDDNPYVESLFRTVKYMPSWPTKGFEQLDASRSWVEAFVRWYNTEHKHSKLNYVTPSERHSGKDSEILRRRSDVLSIARKRHPARWSGKIRNCEPVGEVHLNPEREAA, encoded by the exons TTGAATCGCATTCCAACAGAAAGAAAAGAAGCCATATTGAAGAAGCTACTACCTCCTTATTCAATGTCTGTAAGCCAAGTAGCAAAAGAGGAAGGTATTAGCCCAGCAACCCTGTATCATTGGCGGCAGCAACTTAGACGTTCAGGAGCCGCTGTGCCAAATAGTAATACTTCATCAGAGCAGTGGTCTGCTCAAACTAAACTCGCCATTGTCGCTGAAACCTACTCGATGACGGAGAATGAACTCAGTCAGTATTGTCGCGAGAAAGGCTTGTTCCCTGAACAAGTGCAAGATTGGCGAAGTGAGTGTATGCAAGGGTTTATGTCTGTTAAAGAGCGTGAGGCTGAAGCCAAGAAACAAGCTAAAGCTGACAAGCTTGAAATTAAAGAGCTGAAAAAAGAGTTACGCTTTAAAGAAAAAGCGTTAGCTGAAACCGCAGCACTCTTGGTTCTGC CGAAAAAAGCTGAGAGCCTTTTACGGGGAAGAGCCAGAGGAAGATTAACCTCAACCGATGAAAGGCACTACTTGGTCACTCTTATCCACGACGCTCAGCAAAGTGGTTGCCGATTGGAGTACGCTTGCCATGAGGTTCAAATCGACTTGAGGACGTATCGACGCTGGTATCAGCAAGGTGAAATAAGGGCAGACAAAAGACCGACATGCACCAGACCTGCGCCTGCTAACAAACTCTCACAGCAAGAACGTGATGCGATTATCGAGGTGTGCAACCGCCCTGAATACGCGAGTTTACCACCAACTCAAATTGTTCCGACGTTGCTTGATAATGGTGAGTATATCGCTTCGGAGTCGAGCTACTATCGGGTTTTGAAAGCGGAAGGTCAACTTCATCCCCGAGGTCGTCAGCGAAGTCGACAAAGGCAGGCTAAGCCAACAAGTTATACGGCAACAGGTCCCAATCAAGTGTACACATGGGACATTACTTACTTGCCATCTAGGGTTCGCGGTCAGCACTATTATCTCTACGTGATTGAAGATATTTATAGCCGAAAAATCGTTGGTTACGATGTTTATGAATGTGAATGCGGTGAGTTAGCATCACAGTTATTACAGCGGACGCTGATGCGCGAGCAGTGCTTTAATCAGTCACTGGTACTTCACTCGGACAATGGTGCGCCAATGAAGTCACTGACGTTCAGAGCGAAAATGGATGAGCTTGGTATTACTTCATCATACAGTCGCCCGAGAGTCAGTGATGATAACCCGTATGTTGAGTCGCTGTTCCGCACAGTGAAGTACATGCCTAGCTGGCCAACAAAAGGCTTTGAACAACTCGATGCAAGTCGTAGTTGGGTTGAGGCGTTCGTGCGTTGGTACAACACCGAGCACAAGCACAGTAAGTTAAATTACGTTACGCCATCAGAGCGTCACAGTGGTAAAGATAGCGAGATTTTAAGGCGTCGTTCTGATGTATTGTCGATAGCAAGAAAACGACACCCTGCGCGTTGGTCAGGCAAAATTAGGAACTGTGAACCCGTTGGTGAGGTTCATCTAAATCCAGAAAGAGAAGCCGCTTAA
- a CDS encoding ABC-three component system middle component 6, giving the protein MYRLIETSEAIEFSLPIIGASILSILVENNGRMTIFKLFNRIQKVHPNYGQNRIVHALVFLYSISTIEFKEPYIEVVNDN; this is encoded by the coding sequence ATGTATAGATTGATTGAAACTTCAGAAGCAATCGAATTTTCCCTACCAATTATCGGAGCAAGTATTTTATCAATTCTAGTTGAAAATAATGGTAGAATGACAATATTTAAGTTGTTTAATAGGATTCAAAAGGTTCATCCAAATTATGGGCAGAATAGAATTGTTCATGCCCTTGTCTTCCTGTATTCGATATCTACTATAGAATTTAAAGAACCATATATTGAGGTTGTAAATGATAATTAA